In Nostoc sp. GT001, a genomic segment contains:
- a CDS encoding VOC family protein: MHHASIRTANIHRAIAFYELLGFTISERFTTGYTLACWMEGLGGRIELIQIPEPKPAPDAFADEHYVGYYHLSFDLTEMTPDLPSWLTNLQERVLVATESQTEGLEPLKVLLEPTQQQIGDRIYEVAFIADTDGLPLEFIRVLAKLP, encoded by the coding sequence ATGCACCACGCTTCTATTCGGACTGCGAATATTCATCGAGCGATCGCTTTCTACGAACTTTTAGGGTTTACAATCTCAGAACGCTTTACCACAGGCTACACGCTAGCTTGCTGGATGGAAGGATTGGGCGGCAGAATTGAACTGATCCAAATTCCCGAACCAAAACCAGCCCCAGATGCCTTTGCTGACGAACATTATGTGGGATATTATCATCTCTCGTTCGATCTAACTGAGATGACACCAGATTTACCTAGCTGGTTGACAAATTTGCAAGAACGTGTATTGGTAGCTACTGAGAGTCAAACCGAAGGATTAGAACCGTTGAAGGTGCTTTTAGAACCGACACAACAGCAAATAGGCGATCGCATTTACGAAGTAGCTTTCATCGCCGATACCGATGGTTTACCTCTGGAATTCATTCGGGTTTTAGCAAAACTCCCGTAA
- a CDS encoding TIGR02652 family protein, whose protein sequence is MMNPGLQYPMFGPEIQCPHCRQTIPALTLTDTYLCPRHGAFEANPKNGELIHLQSGRHWRRWNNEWYRQHTHPDGIRFEIHEALDKLYTQGFRATRVIIARRYQELMSGYLERSTPWRSGQPEATAARLYGLPVEFSPDTSEDDCWEVINFDLEKEPGVPVRYPYFRLFE, encoded by the coding sequence ATGATGAATCCAGGTTTGCAGTACCCGATGTTTGGGCCGGAAATACAGTGTCCCCATTGTCGCCAGACTATTCCGGCGCTGACACTAACAGATACCTATTTGTGCCCTCGTCATGGCGCGTTTGAAGCTAATCCTAAAAATGGAGAGTTAATCCATTTGCAATCGGGGCGTCATTGGCGGAGGTGGAATAATGAATGGTATAGACAACATACTCATCCTGATGGTATTCGCTTTGAAATTCACGAAGCATTAGATAAGCTCTATACCCAAGGCTTTCGAGCAACACGAGTAATTATTGCTCGACGCTATCAGGAATTGATGAGTGGCTACTTAGAACGCAGCACGCCTTGGCGTTCTGGACAACCAGAAGCTACTGCTGCGCGTTTGTACGGTTTACCCGTGGAGTTTAGCCCCGATACTTCAGAAGATGACTGTTGGGAAGTGATTAATTTTGACTTGGAAAAAGAGCCTGGTGTCCCTGTACGCTACCCTTATTTCAGGTTGTTTGAGTAA
- a CDS encoding gamma carbonic anhydrase family protein yields MSTASYWTSPDFSQAAFIASNAVVMGSVNIATGVSIWYGAVVRGDVERIEIGECTNIQDGAILHGDAGFPTILEDHVTVGHRAVVHSAYIERGSLIGIGAVILDGVRVGAGSIIGAGAVVTKNVPPLSLVVGIPGKVLRQVTDVEAAELIEHAKRYQKLALVHAGKGTDIGFSKA; encoded by the coding sequence GTGTCTACCGCTTCTTACTGGACATCTCCTGATTTTTCTCAAGCTGCCTTCATTGCGAGCAATGCTGTTGTTATGGGTTCGGTAAATATAGCAACAGGAGTGAGCATTTGGTATGGAGCAGTGGTGAGGGGAGATGTAGAACGGATTGAAATTGGCGAATGCACAAATATTCAGGATGGTGCAATTTTACATGGTGATGCTGGTTTTCCAACAATTTTAGAAGATCATGTTACCGTAGGGCATCGTGCTGTAGTACATTCTGCTTACATTGAGCGTGGAAGTTTGATTGGCATTGGCGCAGTGATTTTAGACGGGGTACGAGTGGGCGCTGGTAGCATTATTGGTGCTGGCGCAGTGGTAACTAAAAATGTACCGCCTTTGTCCCTAGTTGTCGGTATTCCAGGTAAAGTGTTACGGCAAGTAACAGATGTTGAAGCCGCAGAACTGATTGAACACGCTAAACGTTACCAAAAGTTAGCTTTAGTTCATGCTGGTAAGGGTACTGATATTGGTTTTAGCAAGGCTTAA
- a CDS encoding photosystem II protein Y — MDIDFRIAIVLAPVVIAASWAVFNIGAAALRQIQGFLDREA, encoded by the coding sequence ATGGATATCGATTTTCGTATAGCGATCGTTTTAGCACCAGTTGTTATTGCCGCTAGCTGGGCAGTGTTTAATATTGGCGCTGCGGCTTTAAGACAAATTCAAGGCTTTTTGGATAGAGAAGCTTAA
- a CDS encoding folylpolyglutamate synthase/dihydrofolate synthase family protein, giving the protein MDIDSVIQPLQRFGVHLGLDRIVNLLANLGNPHHQVPVIHVAGTNGKGSVCAYLSSVLTEAGYRTGRYTSPHLVDWTERICLNEQPISSEELSQLLEKVQAVIRAGDESATQFEVITAAAWLYFAQQQVDVAVVEVGLGGRLDATNVCLEPFVTLITSISREHWQQLGPTVADIAREKAGILKPGCPVVVGPLPPEAEKVVRSRALELQCPIFTPQPAREIATGWAQYQTIQSSKLIKYPLPLAGQIQLTNSALALAALEILQQQGWQISEEAITKGMAKTKWPGRMQWTTWKNHKVLLDGAHNTAAAQVLRQYVDSLDAVNPKPINWVMGMFADKDHTDIFTALLRPGDRLYLVPIPVEPWPGRTSADLDYLSNLAYSLCPELSDRQIHPDLFTALEAATITATTEDLIVLCGSLYLVGDFLSTTNIIRKS; this is encoded by the coding sequence TTGGATATCGATTCTGTAATACAACCCCTGCAACGCTTTGGTGTCCATTTAGGACTCGATCGCATTGTCAATCTATTGGCAAATCTCGGCAATCCCCATCATCAAGTCCCGGTAATTCATGTTGCTGGCACTAATGGCAAAGGTTCAGTCTGTGCCTATCTTTCCTCGGTACTCACAGAGGCTGGTTATCGTACAGGACGCTACACTTCACCCCATTTAGTTGATTGGACGGAACGTATTTGTCTGAATGAACAGCCAATTTCCTCTGAGGAATTAAGCCAATTATTAGAAAAAGTCCAAGCGGTTATTCGTGCTGGTGACGAATCGGCAACTCAGTTTGAAGTAATTACGGCGGCCGCTTGGTTATATTTTGCCCAGCAACAAGTTGATGTGGCTGTGGTAGAAGTCGGACTGGGAGGGCGCTTAGATGCTACCAATGTATGCTTGGAACCTTTCGTTACACTTATTACTTCCATTAGTCGGGAACACTGGCAACAACTTGGCCCTACCGTCGCTGATATTGCTAGAGAAAAAGCAGGTATTCTTAAACCTGGATGCCCTGTTGTGGTTGGACCATTACCACCAGAGGCAGAGAAAGTGGTGCGATCGCGTGCCTTAGAATTACAATGCCCAATTTTTACACCTCAACCCGCCCGTGAAATCGCTACAGGATGGGCACAATATCAAACAATTCAAAGTTCAAAATTAATTAAATACCCTTTGCCCTTAGCGGGACAAATTCAGTTAACTAATTCGGCTTTGGCTTTAGCTGCTTTAGAAATTCTCCAACAACAGGGTTGGCAGATTTCAGAAGAAGCCATAACTAAGGGCATGGCCAAAACTAAATGGCCGGGGCGGATGCAATGGACTACTTGGAAAAACCATAAAGTATTACTTGATGGCGCTCATAATACTGCCGCTGCCCAAGTTCTCCGCCAATATGTTGATAGCTTAGACGCAGTTAACCCCAAACCCATAAACTGGGTTATGGGAATGTTTGCCGATAAGGATCATACTGATATTTTTACTGCATTACTGCGACCAGGCGATCGCCTTTATTTAGTGCCAATACCAGTAGAACCGTGGCCCGGTAGAACTTCCGCTGACCTAGACTATCTATCAAACCTAGCTTACAGCCTCTGTCCCGAATTAAGCGATCGCCAAATCCATCCAGATTTATTCACAGCACTAGAAGCCGCCACCATAACCGCTACCACAGAAGATTTAATCGTTTTGTGTGGTTCCCTTTATTTAGTAGGCGATTTTTTATCAACCACCAATATAATTCGTAAATCATAA
- a CDS encoding sugar ABC transporter substrate-binding protein: MIQLRKFKQLVAFVLLGLLTSWIVSCSTGNVNTSTKQATSGVGTVEFWTMQLQPQFTDYFKSLIANFESQNPGIKINWVDVPWAAMENKILTAVSAKTPPDVVNLNPGFASQLAGRNAWLDLDTKVPNDVRSSYLPNIWKASTLNGKSFGIPWYLTTRLTIYNTDLLKQAGINKVPATYAELAQAAQQIKDKTGKYAFFVTFVPQDSGEVLESFVQMGVTLIDAEGKAAFNSAQGKAAFQYWVDLYKKGLLPKEALTQGHRHAIDLYQSGETAFLASGPEFLKTIANNAPKIAQASEIAPQLTGDTGKKNVAVMNIVIPRDSKQPDGAVKFALFVTNDENQLAFAKAANVLPSTIKALSDTYFKDVPANASTVEKARVITAKQLQQAEILTPTLKDFNKLQKAVYENLQAAMLDQKTVDKAVEDAAQEWNNR; this comes from the coding sequence ATGATTCAATTGCGAAAATTTAAACAACTTGTTGCTTTTGTACTGCTTGGCTTATTAACCAGTTGGATTGTAAGTTGCAGTACAGGTAATGTTAATACAAGTACAAAACAAGCTACTTCAGGAGTGGGAACTGTTGAGTTTTGGACAATGCAACTCCAACCTCAATTTACCGACTACTTCAAAAGCCTAATTGCGAATTTTGAATCGCAAAATCCAGGTATAAAGATTAACTGGGTTGATGTACCTTGGGCGGCAATGGAGAACAAAATATTAACAGCTGTCTCCGCAAAAACGCCACCTGATGTAGTCAACTTAAATCCGGGTTTTGCTTCTCAACTTGCCGGACGAAATGCCTGGTTAGATTTAGATACGAAAGTCCCAAATGATGTACGTTCCTCCTATCTGCCGAATATCTGGAAAGCAAGCACGCTTAATGGTAAGAGTTTTGGGATTCCCTGGTATCTCACCACACGGTTAACCATTTATAACACTGATTTATTAAAACAGGCAGGTATCAATAAAGTCCCTGCAACCTACGCAGAATTGGCACAAGCTGCGCAACAAATTAAAGACAAGACGGGTAAGTATGCCTTTTTTGTGACTTTCGTACCGCAAGATTCTGGTGAAGTGCTGGAATCTTTCGTACAAATGGGAGTCACCTTAATAGATGCTGAGGGTAAAGCAGCGTTTAATTCAGCACAAGGAAAAGCCGCGTTTCAGTATTGGGTAGACTTGTATAAAAAAGGTTTGCTTCCTAAAGAGGCTTTAACCCAAGGACATCGCCACGCGATCGATTTATACCAATCTGGAGAGACTGCATTTCTAGCTTCTGGGCCAGAGTTCCTGAAAACGATCGCTAATAATGCCCCAAAAATTGCTCAAGCTTCGGAAATAGCACCTCAACTCACTGGTGATACAGGTAAGAAAAATGTCGCGGTAATGAACATAGTTATTCCCCGCGATAGCAAACAACCAGATGGGGCTGTGAAATTTGCTTTATTTGTCACCAATGACGAAAATCAGTTAGCCTTTGCTAAAGCTGCAAATGTCTTACCTTCTACAATCAAAGCATTGTCTGATACTTACTTTAAAGATGTTCCAGCTAATGCTTCAACAGTAGAAAAAGCGCGAGTTATTACTGCTAAACAACTACAACAGGCAGAAATATTAACCCCTACTTTGAAGGATTTTAATAAACTGCAAAAGGCTGTTTATGAGAACTTGCAAGCAGCAATGTTAGATCAGAAGACAGTAGATAAAGCTGTAGAGGATGCGGCGCAAGAGTGGAACAACAGATAA
- a CDS encoding type IV pilus biogenesis protein PilM → MVKSFNSLFGKSKKGVGIELAPERVNVVQLRKQGQGLKLEIYTSVAVPEGIVIDGQISDPPAMAQLIQQALAESKIKTSHVATGVPGRDSIVRIIPVPAELDDKELREMVLNHEAGLYLPYPREEADVDYQKLGYFVDEDGIEKVHVLLVATRKEITDTYISTFEQAGLQIDVLEINSFALIRTIREQLRQFGPQEAAVLVDIEFDSTEIAIIVNGVPQFSRTVPIGTYQMQTALARAMSLPTSRDMELLHGMVIPATPIDGGKTGVTELDPGMAAILRVLGELTDELRRSIDFYLNQSENLEVAQILLAGPGGGLQQLDEFFTQRLSLPTTQIDPIGSLSLEVDTDKYPQVQRSGLAIVLGLGMREV, encoded by the coding sequence GTGGTAAAAAGCTTCAATAGTCTGTTTGGCAAATCGAAAAAAGGGGTAGGCATTGAACTTGCTCCCGAACGGGTAAATGTTGTTCAGCTACGCAAGCAGGGTCAAGGCTTGAAACTAGAAATCTATACATCGGTAGCAGTTCCAGAAGGGATAGTTATCGATGGTCAAATCAGCGACCCTCCAGCAATGGCGCAATTAATCCAGCAAGCGCTAGCTGAGAGCAAAATCAAAACTTCTCACGTTGCTACCGGTGTACCAGGACGAGATTCTATCGTTCGGATTATACCAGTGCCAGCAGAGTTAGACGACAAAGAACTGCGAGAAATGGTGCTGAACCATGAAGCAGGTTTGTATTTACCCTATCCTCGTGAAGAGGCTGATGTAGATTATCAGAAACTTGGGTATTTTGTAGATGAAGATGGCATTGAAAAAGTACACGTACTCTTAGTGGCGACCCGCAAGGAGATCACGGATACCTATATAAGTACCTTCGAGCAGGCAGGATTACAAATTGATGTTTTAGAAATTAACAGTTTTGCTCTGATTCGGACTATTCGCGAACAACTGCGACAATTTGGCCCGCAAGAAGCAGCAGTACTAGTTGATATCGAGTTCGACAGTACAGAAATCGCCATCATCGTTAACGGAGTGCCGCAATTTTCACGCACAGTCCCCATCGGGACTTATCAAATGCAAACTGCCTTAGCAAGGGCAATGAGCTTACCTACATCACGAGATATGGAATTGTTACACGGAATGGTTATTCCTGCAACTCCCATAGACGGCGGTAAAACTGGCGTTACCGAACTCGATCCTGGCATGGCTGCCATATTGAGAGTCTTGGGAGAACTAACGGATGAACTGCGCCGTTCCATCGATTTTTACCTGAACCAAAGTGAAAATTTGGAGGTAGCGCAGATTTTATTAGCTGGGCCAGGAGGTGGACTTCAACAGCTAGATGAATTTTTTACTCAACGATTGAGTTTGCCAACTACCCAAATAGATCCAATCGGGTCTTTATCTTTGGAAGTTGACACTGATAAATATCCACAGGTACAACGCTCTGGCTTGGCGATTGTACTCGGTCTAGGAATGCGGGAGGTGTAA
- a CDS encoding PilN domain-containing protein — MYSLDVNFLKDRPAFQKKPERKGGIALKFPTGDLTLLYVGVAVGIGLPALLGVSWWLLQGKIVELDGQIAQLDQESKRLDTEIGNLNKIKAETNAIKGETQALVTVFDQIRPWSAMLQDLRDRIPSAVQIENIKQIPPIAAAAGQPPNNPAGGLEINGLARSFNDVNDFLLSLQQSQFLKSTETRILTATLVEAPLTASASQSSTDVIIKPPQVVKYTIQSSMNDVPASELIRELEKKGTVGLVTRIRNMQQTGVISK; from the coding sequence ATGTACAGCCTAGATGTTAACTTTCTTAAAGACCGCCCAGCATTCCAGAAAAAGCCAGAGAGAAAGGGAGGAATAGCTCTAAAATTTCCTACAGGGGATTTGACACTACTGTATGTGGGAGTTGCAGTAGGTATAGGTCTTCCGGCTTTATTAGGAGTTAGTTGGTGGTTGCTGCAAGGGAAGATTGTTGAATTAGATGGTCAGATTGCACAACTAGACCAAGAAAGCAAGAGGTTAGATACAGAGATAGGAAATCTGAACAAAATCAAAGCCGAGACAAATGCAATTAAAGGTGAAACCCAAGCTTTAGTAACTGTATTTGACCAGATTCGTCCTTGGTCAGCCATGCTGCAAGATTTGCGCGATCGCATCCCAAGCGCAGTGCAAATCGAGAATATCAAGCAAATCCCACCCATTGCAGCAGCAGCAGGTCAGCCACCAAATAATCCCGCAGGGGGATTAGAAATTAACGGATTGGCTCGTTCTTTTAATGATGTCAATGATTTTTTATTAAGTTTACAACAGTCTCAGTTTTTGAAGTCCACAGAAACCAGAATTCTGACAGCAACTTTAGTAGAGGCTCCCTTAACAGCAAGTGCGAGTCAATCTTCTACTGATGTAATTATTAAGCCACCTCAAGTAGTTAAATACACTATTCAATCGAGCATGAACGACGTTCCAGCGTCGGAATTAATTCGAGAGTTAGAAAAAAAAGGCACAGTGGGGTTAGTAACTCGAATTCGTAATATGCAACAAACAGGAGTCATTTCAAAATGA
- a CDS encoding pilus assembly protein PilO, translating into MTLSDDLNFAEQGGEFDQAAPASPVVFGIAFTPKIIGILVGVAGLAGAGYIVLNLLMPAWESYQQQQAKSTELQGQIEQKKANIKQIDKVKDELAQAKQQKVQVLSLFANEKTLDTLLLDLNRLVESGNTPTSMNAVRAKLKKFVPISQKPEPITDGSLGLLVDGKLQRSSINAEITATYEQTQSIIRNIERLQPLLIVKDYQATLAPVESRSPLDKTPMQVGPAAINTSFQLQVLMPLSPEAIAAAAKAAPKK; encoded by the coding sequence ATGACGCTGAGTGATGATTTAAATTTTGCCGAACAAGGTGGGGAATTCGATCAGGCAGCGCCAGCCTCACCTGTAGTATTTGGTATTGCTTTCACACCAAAAATTATTGGAATCTTGGTGGGGGTAGCTGGTTTAGCGGGAGCAGGTTATATAGTGTTAAACCTGCTGATGCCAGCTTGGGAAAGCTATCAGCAGCAGCAAGCCAAAAGCACTGAACTGCAAGGGCAAATTGAGCAAAAAAAAGCCAATATCAAACAGATTGACAAAGTTAAAGACGAACTAGCACAAGCAAAGCAGCAAAAAGTTCAGGTTTTAAGTTTATTTGCTAACGAAAAAACCTTAGATACATTGCTATTGGATTTGAACCGCTTAGTTGAGTCTGGCAATACTCCAACTTCTATGAATGCAGTAAGAGCCAAACTGAAGAAATTTGTGCCAATTTCCCAAAAACCAGAACCGATTACCGATGGAAGTCTAGGACTACTGGTTGACGGCAAGCTGCAACGCAGTAGTATTAATGCCGAGATTACAGCAACTTATGAACAAACACAATCGATAATTCGTAACATTGAGCGGTTACAGCCTTTGTTAATAGTTAAAGATTATCAAGCAACTTTGGCTCCAGTAGAGTCAAGATCCCCATTAGACAAAACGCCGATGCAGGTTGGTCCAGCAGCGATTAATACATCATTCCAGTTACAGGTATTGATGCCACTTAGTCCAGAAGCAATAGCCGCAGCAGCTAAAGCTGCTCCGAAAAAGTAG
- a CDS encoding AMIN domain-containing protein, with protein MKQLHGNSFILGTAAFVFLAAQPVWAQISQVTNVQLTPVNGGISVALKTSSGSRPQVFTTKRGKALVADVINTQLRLPQGNSFRQDNPAPGIASVEVSQLDANSIRVTVTGSNDAPGSQPVMRSQNGITLSFSPSTGTTASAPTPTAPTSTAPPVTTPAQPGQNPGVLVPNPQVTIDGQPAQAAGPGQPLSQAPPFLPRAVAPPVGDIAISATDASPSTVDLATQERVPRLVLRDAPVREVLSLLARAAGLNLAYVGGEQAGGGQPGGGANAPAVSQTISLDIENEPVQDVFNYVLRLSGLEANRSGRTVFVGAKLPNATRDMVMRNLRLNQVTVGTALNFLVGLGAESAVSRERLVTSVSAVAVGTAAAPITQTQTTTETKLETQRASFQDSSPLLRGLQALGDERTNSLTLIGPPRLIEIAMAQLTQLDIRRRQVVVNVKIIDVNLSNIQDYNTSFSFGVGNNYFSNDGGVASLNFGGARPATSDEARNSLSSTPIINNVTSTITSPYRFTKSLLASLKAQVTNGNAKILTDPTLIVQEGQQALVNLTQEVVGNITLETTDTSGGSRTERTIEKQKVGLTLSVKIERIDDNGFVSLSVAPTVSAPSGSENTGNGQIILVSERSLTSGLIRLRDGQTLILSGIIQDQDRTAVSKIPILGDLPLIGSLFRSTNRQNQRQEVIVLLTPQIMDDSENSSYGYNYAPSPEVRQILERRGLKSPGR; from the coding sequence GTGAAACAGCTTCACGGTAATAGTTTTATTTTAGGTACTGCCGCTTTTGTATTTTTGGCGGCTCAACCAGTTTGGGCACAAATTAGTCAAGTTACTAATGTCCAGTTAACTCCAGTTAATGGTGGAATTAGCGTTGCTTTGAAAACTTCTTCTGGGTCGCGCCCCCAAGTTTTCACTACAAAAAGAGGCAAGGCTTTAGTCGCGGATGTTATCAACACTCAATTACGATTACCACAAGGTAATAGTTTTCGTCAAGATAACCCAGCACCAGGAATTGCCTCTGTTGAGGTTAGTCAGCTTGATGCTAATAGTATTCGGGTGACGGTAACTGGCAGCAACGATGCACCTGGCAGTCAACCTGTGATGCGATCGCAAAATGGGATTACACTCAGCTTTAGCCCTTCAACAGGCACTACAGCATCAGCGCCAACGCCAACAGCCCCAACATCCACAGCACCACCTGTTACGACTCCAGCCCAACCTGGTCAAAATCCAGGTGTTCTCGTTCCTAACCCGCAAGTCACCATTGACGGACAACCTGCACAAGCTGCTGGGCCAGGTCAACCTCTGAGTCAGGCTCCACCTTTCTTACCTAGAGCCGTCGCCCCACCAGTGGGAGATATTGCTATTTCCGCTACCGATGCTTCTCCTAGCACTGTTGACTTAGCAACTCAGGAACGTGTACCTCGGCTAGTACTGCGAGATGCCCCAGTACGTGAGGTTTTGTCATTGCTTGCCCGTGCTGCTGGTTTGAACTTAGCTTACGTGGGAGGAGAGCAAGCTGGTGGAGGTCAGCCAGGTGGCGGTGCTAATGCACCAGCAGTTTCTCAAACTATTTCTTTAGATATAGAAAATGAGCCAGTGCAAGATGTATTTAACTACGTTTTGCGCCTCAGCGGTTTAGAAGCTAACCGTAGTGGTCGTACAGTTTTTGTTGGGGCTAAACTACCTAATGCAACACGTGACATGGTTATGCGTAACCTGCGACTCAATCAGGTGACAGTGGGAACCGCACTAAATTTTTTGGTTGGCTTAGGAGCAGAAAGTGCCGTCAGCCGCGAACGACTAGTTACCAGTGTTAGTGCCGTAGCCGTGGGTACTGCCGCTGCTCCCATCACCCAAACTCAGACGACCACAGAAACCAAACTGGAAACCCAACGTGCTAGTTTTCAAGACTCTAGTCCATTATTAAGAGGTTTACAGGCATTAGGAGACGAGCGCACCAATTCCCTGACCTTAATTGGCCCTCCTAGACTGATTGAGATTGCGATGGCTCAACTAACTCAGCTTGATATCCGCCGTCGTCAAGTGGTAGTCAACGTCAAGATTATTGATGTCAACCTCTCGAATATTCAGGACTACAACACTAGCTTTTCTTTTGGGGTTGGTAACAACTACTTTAGCAATGATGGTGGTGTCGCCTCTCTGAATTTTGGGGGTGCCAGACCAGCTACCAGTGATGAAGCGAGAAATAGCTTGAGTAGTACACCGATCATCAATAATGTCACTAGCACTATTACATCACCATATCGGTTTACCAAAAGTCTTCTCGCTAGTTTGAAGGCTCAGGTTACAAATGGCAATGCTAAGATTTTGACCGATCCAACCTTAATTGTCCAAGAAGGTCAGCAGGCTCTGGTCAATCTGACTCAAGAAGTAGTGGGAAATATAACCCTCGAAACAACGGATACTTCCGGTGGTTCTAGGACAGAAAGAACAATTGAGAAACAAAAAGTTGGCTTAACCTTGAGTGTAAAAATTGAGCGGATTGATGATAATGGGTTCGTTTCTTTATCGGTTGCCCCTACTGTCAGCGCTCCTTCAGGCTCAGAAAATACAGGAAATGGACAAATTATTTTAGTGTCTGAGCGCTCTCTTACTTCTGGCTTAATTCGCTTACGAGATGGTCAAACACTAATCCTGAGTGGTATAATTCAAGACCAAGACCGAACAGCTGTCTCCAAAATTCCTATCTTAGGTGATCTTCCACTGATTGGTTCGCTATTTAGAAGTACAAACCGACAGAACCAGCGTCAAGAGGTAATTGTGTTGCTTACACCTCAGATTATGGATGACTCAGAGAACTCCTCTTACGGCTATAACTACGCCCCTAGCCCTGAAGTGCGGCAAATCCTTGAGCGTCGTGGGTTGAAGAGTCCTGGCAGGTAA
- a CDS encoding Uma2 family endonuclease — protein sequence MTALTLNLNSVIKLTIEQFYQLCEENPDLKLERNAQGELIIMPPTGGETGKTNSTINAQIWLWNDQNQLGEVFDSSTGFTLPSGADRSPDVSWVEKSRWDALNKEQKEKFIPLCPDFVIEILSPNDSLKKTQNKMQEYIENGCRLGWLINRKKQEVEIYRPGQDVEVLKCPQTISGENVLPDFVLNIQRIW from the coding sequence ATGACAGCACTTACATTAAACCTCAATTCTGTAATTAAACTGACAATAGAGCAGTTTTATCAATTGTGTGAAGAAAACCCCGATTTAAAATTAGAACGCAATGCCCAAGGAGAGTTGATTATAATGCCACCTACGGGAGGAGAAACAGGAAAAACTAATTCTACTATTAACGCTCAAATATGGTTGTGGAACGACCAAAATCAATTGGGCGAAGTTTTTGATTCATCAACTGGATTTACTTTACCATCCGGGGCTGACCGTTCTCCAGATGTTTCGTGGGTAGAAAAATCTCGTTGGGATGCTTTAAATAAAGAACAAAAAGAAAAATTTATTCCTCTATGTCCTGATTTTGTCATCGAGATCCTTTCACCTAATGACAGCTTGAAAAAAACTCAGAATAAGATGCAAGAGTATATCGAAAATGGTTGTCGTCTAGGTTGGTTGATCAACCGAAAAAAACAGGAAGTAGAAATTTATCGTCCAGGACAAGATGTGGAAGTTTTAAAATGTCCTCAAACTATTTCCGGCGAAAATGTTTTACCTGATTTTGTACTCAATATACAACGAATTTGGTAA
- a CDS encoding Uma2 family endonuclease, whose product MVAITTSAENRVLLQNISWQTFKTMLAEMGSNRNSRLAYDNGTLEIMTPQMPHENSNRVIEGFVVVLCEELGWEIRRAGSLTLMRDDLQRGAEPDSSYYIQNEALVRDKENIDIAIDPPPDLVLEVEYSRSAIDKLRLYAAMGVTEFWRYNGSVLRVYTLAGGQYSEVQTSPTFASVSVKEIPRFIQEAKKNGEIATTRAFRAWVQHKISAGD is encoded by the coding sequence ATGGTGGCAATAACAACATCCGCAGAAAATCGGGTTTTACTCCAAAACATTAGCTGGCAAACATTTAAAACCATGTTGGCTGAAATGGGTTCAAATCGTAACTCCCGACTGGCTTATGACAATGGAACCTTAGAAATTATGACCCCACAAATGCCGCACGAGAACTCAAACCGTGTAATTGAAGGTTTTGTTGTTGTCCTGTGTGAAGAGTTGGGCTGGGAAATTAGACGCGCTGGTTCATTAACTTTAATGCGGGATGATTTGCAGCGGGGAGCCGAGCCAGATAGTAGCTACTACATTCAAAATGAAGCCCTAGTTCGAGATAAAGAAAATATTGATATAGCTATCGACCCGCCCCCTGACCTGGTGCTGGAAGTGGAATATTCCAGGTCTGCAATAGACAAGCTGAGGCTTTATGCTGCAATGGGAGTTACCGAATTTTGGCGTTATAACGGCAGTGTGTTGCGAGTTTACACGCTTGCAGGTGGACAATATTCAGAAGTTCAAACCAGCCCTACTTTTGCATCTGTGTCGGTGAAGGAGATTCCTCGGTTTATTCAAGAAGCTAAAAAGAATGGGGAAATTGCTACTACCCGTGCTTTTCGGGCTTGGGTGCAACACAAAATTTCTGCTGGGGATTGA
- a CDS encoding HU family DNA-binding protein produces MNKGELVDAVAEKASVTKKQADAVLTAALETIIEAVSSGDKVTLVGFGSFESRERKAREGRNPKTNEKMEIPATRVPAFSAGKLFREKVAPPKA; encoded by the coding sequence ATGAACAAAGGTGAATTAGTTGATGCCGTAGCTGAAAAGGCTAGTGTTACCAAGAAACAAGCGGATGCAGTCTTAACTGCCGCTTTGGAAACGATTATTGAAGCGGTTTCCTCTGGTGATAAGGTGACATTGGTGGGATTTGGCTCATTTGAATCACGGGAACGTAAAGCCCGTGAAGGTCGCAACCCGAAAACAAATGAAAAAATGGAAATTCCAGCGACGAGGGTTCCTGCCTTCTCCGCAGGAAAACTGTTTAGAGAAAAGGTAGCACCCCCAAAAGCATAG